From the genome of Oceanispirochaeta sp.:
TGCCTGAAATAGAATCCCGGTGTTTTTAACAGAGGCGGCAGCAGAGATTCTTCTTTCCCCTCAAAGTGAAAGAGCCCTTCATTGTCCTGCATGTAGAGTTCTGATTCTCCCTTTTGGGTGGAACCGTAGAACCAGCTGCGGGCTTTGCAGTCTGAGGCAAAGGACCGGCCTCTCTCATCAGCGAGAAACAGGGCATGCTGCCCCCTGGTCTGCCCCTGGTAGATGACCCTCTTGTCATCCACATAATCTTCGAAGGAATTATACATATTCTGGTGATCATTCATGATGTTGGTCAGCACAGAAATCTCCGGATGGAGGAGGTCTCTTCCCTTCAGATCACCCAGCTGCCAGGAGGATAATTCCAGGATGACAGGGTCCTCCTTTTGAAGCTCCTTGAGAAAACTCAGGGGGCTGACGGTGATATTCCCCCCCAGTCGGCAACCCGGATACCGGGCCTTCAAGATATGATGCAGCGCAGAGACCACCGTGGATTTACCCTTGCTCCCCGTGACAGCCAGAATTGGATTGGAGCAGAGGCTCAGAAAGAGGGACAGGTCGGTCTCCACTCTTCCGGAGGCGGCCAGGAAGGGAGACGAGGCGGGAACAGCCGGATTTTTGATCACCAGGTCGGCCTTTTCGAAGTCTTCCATCCGATGCTCATTTAGAACATACCGGATATCCAGATCCTTCAGGCTGTCAATGGTGGGTGCCAGAATGGCGGCGGATCTGAGGTCTGTGGCGGTGACCCGGGCTCCTTGTTCCGCCAGGAATCGTACCGATGCAACGCCGCCGCCGTTCAGTCCCAGCCCCATAACCGTGACATTCATATTCTTAAAATCCTGTGGCTCCATTTCTGTGCTCCTGCTGTGATTCTCTGCATATAATGGTATAATGGGCATAGTACCAGAATAATGAATACTTGCCAAAGGTGGGAGAAGCTTAAAATGTCATTCAAGTTCAGATACTTATTCATCATCCTTATCACTCTGGGAGCCGCCGTCGTTCAGGCGGAAAGTTCTGCCGAAATCGTGTATGCCGAAGGGGAGGGATTTACCATTGTCCGGAAGGGTCAATCCCTTTATTACGACCTCTATGAAAGCTCCGTTGAAGGAATGATTCTTCAAGGGGGAGACCTCGTCCTGACAGAAGAGAGTACCTGGGTAGAAATTCAGATAGGAGGATCGGCCACCCTCATTAAAATTGCCGAGAATACGACTTTTACCCTCAAGTCCCTTCAGAATGAGGGGGGAATCTTCAAGGTTTCCTACGGCCGTGTGAGAGCCCGGGTTGAAAAGCTCATCGGGGATACTCCCTTCTGGATGGAAGGTGCGGATACAGTCGCGGGAGTCAGGGGGACAGATTTCGGATATGATCTTTTTTATGATGAGGCTTCTCCTGAAAAGAAAAATGTCAGCGTCTACTGCTTTGACGGGAAGGTTGAGGTTGTTCGCCGCCTGGAGACTCCCGAAGGGGAGGACTTTCAGGCTGATTCGTCCTTTGAAAAGGGAAAAGAGAACACTTCTACCGTGATTCTGAGAAAAAACGAAATGGTTTCGGTGTACAGTGAAGATAGAACCGCCCCGCTGGACAAAAAAAGAATACAATCAGAGGTGAAAGAGTTCTGGGAAATCAATGACTTTAATTATGAGCCGGCACCCGAAGCAAAAACCGCGTCTCAGGGCAGTTTTCAAACCTTTCATAATGATGCGGATCTCCTGAGAAGAGGGGCCTTATATTCCTCAATCACGGGAGCCCTTATTGTCGGTGCGGGTTTAACGGCTTATTGGGGGGCAGATGATATTAATACAGGCATCGGTCTCTCCGTGGTGGGGTCATCCCTTATTACCGCCGGAGGCTACTTTCTGATCCGCTCTCTAATCATCCCCTAGATCTTTGAGGCTGCGTTCCATCCCCACAATCAGCCAGTTTCCTTTTTTCTGTTCTTCCAGGGTCAGAAGGTCTCTGACCAGGTATCCGACGGGAGGAATGGGCCCGGTGTTCTCTATATCCTCGGAGCTGCCGGGCATCCACTTTTCATAGTCGACTCTGAACCGGGAATCTCCCATCTTCTGGATATCAACCAGAGCCACACCATAAAGACTTGTCCCTGCCTCCAGTGCAGGCCTACCAGAGTCCACCCATTCTCCGGCGTTGATGACACCTGTTTTCCCCTCATATCCCAGGCGAACCCTGGAGGTCACAAAGAAGTTCATGACTTCATTCAGATCGCCCTTGCCTATTTTTTTATCGATGCAGTCTTCCATGAGCTCCTGATCCATGCTGTTAAATCCGGCATAGTAGGCTTCCACTACCTCCAGGGGGGCCATTCCCAGAGTCATCGGGGGTTCCATAGATTTTTTGATGGGGGTGCTGATCATGACTCCTATCAAAATAATAACCGCCGCCGAGATCATGTAGACGGTGCTTTTCCGTCTCCAGATCTGCCGGCGCTTTTGATTTATTTCTCCCCGCTGGGTCAACTGTGAGGCCCGGGCTTCAATACTCTGCCGCTCTTCGTCCTTCAGGGGGTTGAGAGCCCCCTCAATTTTCCACAATTCCATTACCTTGATCCATTTTTTAAGAAGACCCTGTTCTCCCTTGAAGGAGAGGGTCAGCACATCGGCTATTTCTTCTTTCAGTCCGGGAATCATCAGATCCGGGCTGAGGGCCGGCACTCTTCGCAATTGTTCATTCCGGTTGTCCTCTTCGCTTTCAAGAGGTGCATAGGGATGACTTCCCCTGAGAATGCTGGCTGCGAGGAGGGCCGTGGTAAACTCCAGACCTTCCAGACCGGACCGATCGGGATGGTTGAAGGGATACCAGTGATTCATCCTGGTCTGCTCATTATCGCTCTTGCGGATAAACTCCATCAGACTGTTGGGCAGAAGAAGAATCCTGCCGTCTTCGAGAAAGACCCAACCCCGGGAGTAAAATCCCTGGTAAGGACTGTTCTTGTCCCTGAGGGATTGGAAAATCCGGATCATTTTCTCAAGTTTTTCCCGATCGAGATCCTCTGCTGAAAATTCCCGGCCCTTGAGAGGAGGGCCGTAGAAGATCATGCTTCCCTTTTCTTCGGTCATGCCTTCCAGTTTCCAGGGTTCCATTCTTCCTTCCGAATCATAGATCCATCCCGGCTCATTCTGGAGAGCCGAAATGTCGACGGATCTGAATATCCTGGAACTCAATCCACTGAAGATTCCAGTATAGTCCTTTCCCTCAATGGTCAGGGGAATCAGGTCGTTTATATTCTGCTCAGTTGTAGTCATGGGGGCTCCCTGGATTTTCATTTCTTCATCACCTTGGTTAATATACTAAATAATGCCCTGGGAGGCATTAGAGAAAGCTTGAACTTTCTAAGCTTGCGGGTAGACTCTGGCTGTAAAACGGAACAGTGTATAGCTGCCCGTCTGCCAGAAATCCGAGCTGAGACCCGCCTTCCTGCAGAGCTGATTCATAAAGGTTTCCCTGTTCCAGTTCTGCTCAGTCGCCACCTGAGGGAGAAACAGTCCCTGTCCCCGGGGGGCCTTCAGAAGGGCGCCGTGTTCTCCCATCCTCAGTTCATCCGGACTTGATGCTTTCTCCATGGGACTGAGCAGAGAAATCTCTAGATCAATCTCTTTCCACTCCTCTTCCTTCAGGGGTGAAAAGCGGAAGTCATTAAAGGCCGCCGATGCGGCTGCCTCCCTAATAGTCAGCTCGAGTGGTCTGTCGGATTGAATGTATCCGATACATCCACGGAGAGCGCCTCCCAGATGAAGGGTGACGAAAACACCGCAGCGGGGCATCTCAGATAAAAAAGCGGGAGCCGATGGTTCGGGGTGGGCAAAGGAACTCCCGATTACTCCATGAATCCATTGGATCAGTTCGTTCTGTTCTGCTGTGTTTAAATCCAGACCTGCCATAATAAACCTCCTTTAAGACC
Proteins encoded in this window:
- the amrA gene encoding AmmeMemoRadiSam system protein A → MAGLDLNTAEQNELIQWIHGVIGSSFAHPEPSAPAFLSEMPRCGVFVTLHLGGALRGCIGYIQSDRPLELTIREAAASAAFNDFRFSPLKEEEWKEIDLEISLLSPMEKASSPDELRMGEHGALLKAPRGQGLFLPQVATEQNWNRETFMNQLCRKAGLSSDFWQTGSYTLFRFTARVYPQA
- a CDS encoding FecR domain-containing protein — its product is MSFKFRYLFIILITLGAAVVQAESSAEIVYAEGEGFTIVRKGQSLYYDLYESSVEGMILQGGDLVLTEESTWVEIQIGGSATLIKIAENTTFTLKSLQNEGGIFKVSYGRVRARVEKLIGDTPFWMEGADTVAGVRGTDFGYDLFYDEASPEKKNVSVYCFDGKVEVVRRLETPEGEDFQADSSFEKGKENTSTVILRKNEMVSVYSEDRTAPLDKKRIQSEVKEFWEINDFNYEPAPEAKTASQGSFQTFHNDADLLRRGALYSSITGALIVGAGLTAYWGADDINTGIGLSVVGSSLITAGGYFLIRSLIIP
- the murD gene encoding UDP-N-acetylmuramoyl-L-alanine--D-glutamate ligase, producing MEPQDFKNMNVTVMGLGLNGGGVASVRFLAEQGARVTATDLRSAAILAPTIDSLKDLDIRYVLNEHRMEDFEKADLVIKNPAVPASSPFLAASGRVETDLSLFLSLCSNPILAVTGSKGKSTVVSALHHILKARYPGCRLGGNITVSPLSFLKELQKEDPVILELSSWQLGDLKGRDLLHPEISVLTNIMNDHQNMYNSFEDYVDDKRVIYQGQTRGQHALFLADERGRSFASDCKARSWFYGSTQKGESELYMQDNEGLFHFEGKEESLLPPLLKTPGFYFRQNCLIAAGVARLFGEKASLIRSRLEDYPGIPHRLELVARHQDIHYYNDTTSTIPEAMAAGIQSFDSPLHLICGGTDKELDYREIAPVLSSVQDIYLLEGTASTKIISILQESGKTYWGPFSSLEEAFALASSRARAGEVVLLSPGATSFGMFINEFHRGNLFRELAAALPSS